In Nymphaea colorata isolate Beijing-Zhang1983 chromosome 5, ASM883128v2, whole genome shotgun sequence, one genomic interval encodes:
- the LOC116254612 gene encoding protein NRT1/ PTR FAMILY 8.1-like yields MAESDIYTGDGTVDIKGNPAIKSKTGNWKTCPFILGNECSERLAYYGMSTNLVNYLIDRLNQGSAQAAKNVTNWSGTCYIAPLIGAFLADAYLGRYWVIASFSCIYVLGMTLLTLSASIDGLKPTCHDGKCHATSGNVAMFFVALYLIALGTGGIKPCVSSFGADQFDETDEKEKKRKSSFFNWFYFSINIGALVASSVLVYIQENVGWGWGFGIPAVMMALAIVFFFSGSKLYRIQKPGGSPLTRLAQVIVASLRKYNLKVPTDKALLYETEDSESGIKGSRKLDHTKELSFFDKAAVQTQHDQVKGFFNPWRLCTVTQVEELKSIIRILPIWSSGIIFSTVYSQMSTMFVEQGDKMDPSIGPHFSIPAAALSIFDTLSVIFWVPIYDRLIVPLVRKYTGHERGFTQLQRMGIGLAISIFSMVVAAVVEIIRLDRVKKHNYYDLKHMPMSIFWQVPQYFLIGAAEVFTFVGQLEFFYDQAPDAMRSMCSALSLMTVALGNYLSSLLVTIIIHVTTRHGKLGWIPNNLNHGHLDYFFWLLAVLSILNFLVYLCIARWYKYKKTTGGFS; encoded by the exons ATGGCAGAAAGCGATATATACACCGGAGATGGGACTGTAGACATCAAAGGAAATCCTGCTATCAAGAGTAAAACAGGAAATTGGAAAACCTGCCCCTTCATCCTTG GAAATGAATGCTCTGAGAGATTGGCGTACTATGGAATGAGCACAAATCTAGTGAACTATTTGATTGATCGTCTTAATCAGGGCAGTGCCCAAGCAGCTAAAAATGTCACAAATTGGTCGGGAACATGCTACATTGCTCCGCTGATTGGAGCATTCCTCGCCGATGCCTACCTAGGAAGATATTGGGTTATCGCTTCTTTCTCGTGCATCTATGTGTTG GGAATGACATTGTTGACTCTATCTGCATCAATAGATGGACTAAAGCCAACATGCCATGATGGAAAATGCCACGCAACCAGTGGGAATGTAGCCATGTTCTTCGTGGCTCTTTATCTAATTGCTTTGGGGACTGGTGGAATCAAGCCATGTGTCTCATCATTTGGAGCGGATCAGTTTGATGAAACtgatgagaaagaaaagaaaaggaagagctCCTTTTTCAATTGGTTCTACTTTTCAATCAATATCGGTGCCCTCGTTGCATCCTCTGTGTTGGTCTACATACAGGAAAATGTAGGCTGGGGCTGGGGGTTTGGGATTCCAGCAGTTATGATGGCACTtgcaattgtttttttcttctctggTTCAAAGCTGTATCGAATCCAGAAGCCAGGAGGAAGCCCCTTGACACGGCTTGCCCAGGTTATAGTTGCATCGCTCAGGAAGTACAATCTGAAGGTACCTACAGATAAGGCTCTATTATATGAAACCGAAGATTCTGAATCTGGGATAAAAGGAAGTCGGAAGCTTGATCATACAAAAGAACTTTC ATTCTTTGACAAAGCAGCCGTTCAGACACAACATGATCAAGTCAAGGGATTCTTTAATCCATGGCGACTATGCACGGTGACACAGGTAGAGGAGCTCAAGTCTATCATCAGGATTCTTCCCATCTGGTCCAGTGGCATCATCTTCTCCACAGTATACAGTCAGATGTCTACCATGTTTGTTGAACAAGGTGACAAAATGGACCCCAGCATTGGTCCACATTTTAGCATCCCTGCTGCAGCTCTGTCTATATTTGACACACTGAGTGTAATTTTCTGGGTCCCAATCTATGATCGTCTGATTGTTCCACTGGTAAGAAAGTATACAGGCCATGAAAGAGGCTTTACTCAGCTCCAGCGAATGGGAATTGGCCTTGCCATCTCCATCTTCTCCATGGTTGTCGCTGCCGTTGTTGAGATAATTAGGCTTGATCGAGTAAAGAAGCACAACTACTATGATCTGAAGCACATGCCAATGTCCATTTTCTGGCAAGTGCCTCAGTACTTCCTTATTGGTGCTGCTGAGGTCTTCACATTCGTTGGGCAGTTGGAATTCTTCTACGATCAAGCACCGGATGCAATGAGGAGCATGTGCAGTGCCCTCTCTCTTATGACGGTTGCCCTTGGAAACTATTTGAGCTCTCTTCTCGTCACCATAATAATCCATGTGACCACTCGACATGGAAAATTGGGCTGGATACCTAATAATCTCAACCATGGCCATCTTGATTACTTCTTTTGGTTGCTTGCAGTATTGAGTATTCTGAACTTCTTGGTGTATTTGTGTATTGCAAGGTGGTACAAGTACAAGAAGACAACAGGCGGCTTTAGTTGA
- the LOC116255307 gene encoding protein OCTOPUS: MNVDNFRLPEQPRHSGCPTHPDESVTGVCASCLRERLAVFDPETRRTKPSGSGGPASSVAASLRAGIFRGGRAAVAGIAPELRRTRSFSVRGRSECSTSGHVEPQRKSCDVRVRNTLWSLFHLDDENAVVAREACGEIEPERRSNAGGGAAGFVRTVFENREEEEEEEAEEEREKARVPEREARAPEEEVMVSEGADRVDESCEMRTMKAHIDLDSRVAAATKKQPTERGKDAPGGFWLASVFTKRIQKWRRKHRSKKPAAAAVASSEITETARRSCDTEPRFSIDAGRNSWDLPRFSLDEPRASWDGYLIGRVFSRPIVSGGDDTFGRADNLIPVQEDAVTPGGATQTRDYYSDSSSSQRRRKSFSKNQKMAGEELPTVSCNAPPRAALAISDDFQGSANFCDYSLRDDFSGSFGDIGDDSKRLRKSRRWSIWGFIHRKAKEDDRDCRSNGIERSFSESWQELRREVNGGHFSGLNHRDFRCNSSVSSRSSRSRGSFGDYRNHVMDVNGSSGFSKASSNKKKKKKKRDEAVLDRNRSSRYSPSHIDNGLLRFYLTPLRSSRKGGSMGNGRVKNAHSFARSVLRLY; encoded by the coding sequence ATGAACGTGGACAATTTTCGGCTCCCCGAGCAACCCCGACACTCCGGCTGCCCGACTCACCCCGACGAGAGCGTCACCGGCGTCTGCGCCTCATGCCTCCGGGAGCGGCTTGCCGTCTTCGACCCGGAGACCCGCCGGACGAAGCCCTCCGGGTCCGGGGGCCCGGCGTCGTCCGTTGCGGCCAGCCTCAGGGCTGGGATATTCCGTGGGGGACGCGCGGCGGTAGCCGGGATCGCGCCGGAGCTCCGGAGGACCAGGTCATTCTCCGTGAGGGGGAGGTCGGAGTGCTCGACGTCGGGGCACGTGGAGCCGCAGAGGAAGTCGTGCGACGTTAGGGTTCGGAACACGCTCTGGTCGCTGTTCCACCTCGACGACGAGAATGCGGTGGTCGCGAGGGAGGCCTGTGGCGAGATCGAGCCGGAGAGGAGGTCCAATGCTGGTGGCGGGGCCGCGGGGTTCGTCCGTACGGTGTTCGAGAaccgggaggaggaggaagaggaggaggcggaggaggagagggagaaggcGAGGGTGCCGGAGAGGGAGGCGAGGGCTCCGGAGGAGGAGGTCATGGTTTCGGAAGGGGCGGATCGGGTGGACGAGTCCTGCGAGATGAGGACCATGAAGGCGCACATAGATCTCGACTCCAGGGTTGCGGCCGCCACGAAGAAACAACCTACGGAGAGGGGGAAGGATGCCCCCGGCGGCTTCTGGCTCGCTTCCGTCTTCACAAAGAGGATCCAGAAGTGGCGGAGGAAGCACAGGAGCAAGAAGCCTGCGGCTGCGGCGGTGGCCTCCTCGGAGATCACCGAGACGGCGAGGCGGTCATGCGACACGGAGCCGAGGTTCTCGATCGACGCCGGCCGGAACTCGTGGGACTTACCGCGGTTCTCATTGGACGAGCCCAGAGCTTCCTGGGACGGATACCTGATTGGCAGGGTCTTCTCACGGCCTATCGTCTCCGGCGGTGACGATACATTTGGCCGAGCCGACAACCTTATCCCCGTCCAGGAGGACGCGGTTACTCCCGGCGGGGCTACACAAACCAGGGACTATTACTCAGACTCGTCTTCCTCGCAGCGCCGCCGGAAGAGCTTCTCCAAAAACCAGAAAATGGCTGGGGAGGAACTGCCGACTGTGAGCTGCAATGCGCCTCCTAGGGCCGCGTTAGCCATTTCTGATGATTTTCAAGGTAGCGCCAACTTCTGTGATTACTCTCTGAGGGACGATTTCTCCGGGAGCTTTGGAGACATTGGCGACGACTCCAAGCGATTGAGAAAATCTCGGAGGTGGAGCATTTGGGGATTCATCCACCGAAAAGCAAAGGAAGACGACCGGGACTGCAGAAGCAACGGCATTGAGCGCTCGTTCTCAGAGTCTTGGCAGGAGCTACGCCGAGAGGTTAACGGCGGCCATTTCTCCGGACTTAACCACAGGGACTTCCGGTGTAACAGCAGCGTGAGTTCTAGGAGCTCCCGTAGCCGGGGTTCATTTGGGGACTACCGGAATCACGTTATGGACGTGAATGGGAGTTCTGGGTTCTCAAAGGCCAGCtcgaacaagaaaaagaagaaaaagaaaagagatgaagCTGTCCTGGATAGAAACCGAAGCTCCCGCTACTCGCCGAGCCATATCGACAATGGGCTTCTCAGGTTCTACTTGACACCATTGAGGAGCAGCAGGAAAGGTGGAAGCATGGGGAACGGGAGAGTGAAGAACGCACATTCATTTGCAAGGAGTGTCCTGCGGCTTTATTGA